The DNA window CAGCGATGCCTTATTCAAGCGCAACCACGGATATTCCGCTCCGCGTCCAACCTTGAGCGAGGCATGAATAAGGTCAAGATTCTTTGAACTGTCTTTGACCCGGATAAGCTGACGCGGCTTGACCTGATACGATGGAATATCAACCAGCGCACCATCGACGAGGATATGACGATGGCGGATAAGCTGACGCGCCGCTTTGCGTGATGAAGCAAATCCGAGCCGGTGGACGATATTATCAAGACGCAGCTCCAAGAATTGAACCAGGGCCTCGCCGGTGATACCGGACTTGGCGTCGGCATGCTCGAAGTAGTTACGGAACTGCTTTTCAAGCACGCCATAGATTCTTCTCACCTTTTGTTTTTCCCGCAACTGTAGACCGTAGTTTGAGACTTTTCGTCTCATATTCTGGCCATGCTGACCGGGAGGATATTGTCGTCTTTCAATCGCGCATTTGTCAGAAAAGCAGCGGGAGCCTTTGAGAAAAAGCTTCTCACCTTCCCGGCGGCACAATCTGCAGTTTGCTTCAGTGTAACGGGCCATCTATTCTCCTACTATCAATACAAAAATATTCATCATACTTAGACACGGCGGCGTTTGGGTGGGCGGCAACCGTTGTGAGCAATCGGCGTGACATCTTTGATCAACGTAATCTCGAGTCCTGCGGCAGAGAGCGAGCGGATTGCGGCTTCGCGCCCTGCGCCCGGTCCTTTGACCCAAACTTCAACCCGTCGCAAGCCAAGATCAATCGCTTCTTTGGCGGCTGTTCCCGCTGCGGTTTGGGCGGCGAAAGGAGTCGATTTTTTTGAACCCTTGAAGCCGGCCTTGCCAGCGGTTCCCCACGAGATCGTACGGCCTTGCATATCGGCGACGGTAATGATAGTGTTGTTGAAAGTCGCCTTGACATGGACGATTCCATTCGATTCAACACGTCCGACTCTTTTTTTAGTTCGCTTCTTTTTGGGTTCTGCCACGAATATCCTCTATCTTTATTTTATCTTTTACGTCTTTGAGGCTGGTTTCTTCTTCAACCCGCCAATTGACCGTCTTGGTCCCTTACGCGTGCGCGCATTTGTTTTAGTCCTCTGTCCGCGTACCGGAAGTCCGCGGCGATGGCGGAGTCCGCGATACGAGCCGATATCAATAAGGCGTTTGATATGCATGGACACTTGTCCACGCAACGCGCCCTCGACACTGACATCGCTTTCGATGACTGAGCGAAGTTTTGCAACTTCATCGTCGTGCAGCTTATGCACACGGGTGTCAGCGCTGATACCAGTCTTGCTAAGTATCTGCTGAGCTATATACGGACCAATGCCAAAGATATACTGCAAACCGATTTCAATTCGCTTATCTTTGGGCAGGTCAACACCGGCAATACGAGCCAAAGGCACTCTCCTTTATCTCAACATTCATAATCGTTCTTCCTGTGTCAGAATAATTCTGTATCAAATTCTTACCCTTGACGCTGTTTGTGGCTTGGGTTCTTCGAGCAGATAATCCGCAAGACACCGCGGCGGCGAATCAACTTGCAGTGTTCGCAACGCTTTTTTATCGAGGACTTAATCTTCATACAAGACGCTTTCTGAGCAACTCATTCATTATTTATATCTATACGTGATACGGCCGCGCGACAGGTCATACGGGGACAATTCCAATGTCACCTTATCGCCGGGAAGTATCTTAATAAAATTCATTCGCATCTTACCTGAGATATGGGCTAAAACGACATGACCGTTATCCAACTCCACCCGAAACATCGCATTGGGTAGAGGCTCTACAACTTTGCCTTCAACGGTAATCGTTTCTTCTTTGGCCATACTCTCCTTTTTAAGACAGCGTTAATATATCAGGACCGTTGTCCGTGATTGCAATAGTGTGCTCGAAATGAGCTGATGGAAGACCATCCGCAGTAACTACGGTCCAGCCGTCCGGCAACGTCTTCACTTCGTAGGTCCCCATTGTTATCATTGGCTCAACGGCCAAGACCATACCCGCCCGCAAAACTGGCCCATCTTTTTCTGAACCGAAATTAGGCACCTGGGGTTCCTCGTGCATACTCCGGCCAATACCATGTCCAACAAGCTGGCGGACAACACCAAATCCCTGTCCTTCAGCCACTTTTTGCACGGCTGCGGAAATAGAGCCTAATTTATTCCCTTTTCTGGCATTGTCAATACCCGCCATAAGGGATTTCAAGGTAAATTCCATCAAACGGCTCTTTTCGGGGCTGACTTTGCCTACGGCAAAGGTGCGCGCGGAATCGCCATAATAGTCATCGACAATCGAGCCAACATCGACCGAGACAATATCCCCTTCGGCTATGATCCGTTTGCCGGGGATACCATGGACGACTTCGTCATTGATTGAAATGCACGCTGAGGCTGGATATCCATGGTAATTCTTAAAGGCCGGAACTGCGCCTTTTGAACGAATAAAATCCTCGATAAGAGTATCAAGCTCTGCGGTACTCATACCTGGACGCAGGTTTTCACCGACCATATCAAGGGTTTGACCGACAACCCTACCCGCTCGTCTCATTATCTCAATTTCTTCTTTCGTTTTCAGCACAATCACATATTTCCCAATGCGTTTAAACCG is part of the Candidatus Zixiibacteriota bacterium genome and encodes:
- the map gene encoding type I methionyl aminopeptidase encodes the protein MIVLKTKEEIEIMRRAGRVVGQTLDMVGENLRPGMSTAELDTLIEDFIRSKGAVPAFKNYHGYPASACISINDEVVHGIPGKRIIAEGDIVSVDVGSIVDDYYGDSARTFAVGKVSPEKSRLMEFTLKSLMAGIDNARKGNKLGSISAAVQKVAEGQGFGVVRQLVGHGIGRSMHEEPQVPNFGSEKDGPVLRAGMVLAVEPMITMGTYEVKTLPDGWTVVTADGLPSAHFEHTIAITDNGPDILTLS
- the rpmJ gene encoding 50S ribosomal protein L36, with product MKIKSSIKKRCEHCKLIRRRGVLRIICSKNPSHKQRQG
- the rpsK gene encoding 30S ribosomal protein S11: MAEPKKKRTKKRVGRVESNGIVHVKATFNNTIITVADMQGRTISWGTAGKAGFKGSKKSTPFAAQTAAGTAAKEAIDLGLRRVEVWVKGPGAGREAAIRSLSAAGLEITLIKDVTPIAHNGCRPPKRRRV
- the infA gene encoding translation initiation factor IF-1, which translates into the protein MAKEETITVEGKVVEPLPNAMFRVELDNGHVVLAHISGKMRMNFIKILPGDKVTLELSPYDLSRGRITYRYK
- the rpsD gene encoding 30S ribosomal protein S4, which translates into the protein MARYTEANCRLCRREGEKLFLKGSRCFSDKCAIERRQYPPGQHGQNMRRKVSNYGLQLREKQKVRRIYGVLEKQFRNYFEHADAKSGITGEALVQFLELRLDNIVHRLGFASSRKAARQLIRHRHILVDGALVDIPSYQVKPRQLIRVKDSSKNLDLIHASLKVGRGAEYPWLRLNKASLEGELLDIPKRSEIPLMANEQLIVELYSK
- the rpsM gene encoding 30S ribosomal protein S13; its protein translation is MARIAGVDLPKDKRIEIGLQYIFGIGPYIAQQILSKTGISADTRVHKLHDDEVAKLRSVIESDVSVEGALRGQVSMHIKRLIDIGSYRGLRHRRGLPVRGQRTKTNARTRKGPRRSIGGLKKKPASKT